A stretch of Imperialibacter roseus DNA encodes these proteins:
- a CDS encoding DoxX family protein gives MNLLRFELPSRFHDYGLLVLRLAFGFSLMYGHGWGKMMRLFGPDEIKFADPFGFGPAFTLSFAVFAEVICAILVMAGLFTRTALIPPFITVATAFFTVHFSQEFSQQEKVILFAFAFLALFFTGPGKISLDGYLKNGK, from the coding sequence ATGAACCTGCTTCGCTTTGAACTACCCTCTCGTTTTCATGACTATGGATTGCTTGTGTTGCGGCTTGCCTTCGGCTTCTCCCTCATGTACGGGCATGGCTGGGGCAAAATGATGCGGCTATTCGGTCCGGACGAAATTAAGTTTGCCGACCCTTTCGGCTTTGGCCCAGCCTTCACACTGAGTTTCGCAGTATTCGCTGAGGTAATCTGTGCCATATTAGTGATGGCGGGCCTATTTACAAGAACAGCGTTGATCCCGCCCTTTATCACGGTAGCAACGGCCTTCTTCACCGTTCACTTCAGTCAGGAATTTAGCCAACAGGAAAAAGTAATACTGTTTGCCTTCGCTTTTCTGGCATTGTTTTTTACTGGCCCGGGAAAAATCTCACTTGATGGATATCTCAAAAACGGTAAATAA
- a CDS encoding DUF3500 domain-containing protein: MKPVLTFLALFTIASASLFGQTADEIVGVTKNFLKTLSAEELQQISLPFDDPGREKWTNLPVGLVPRPGKRYGDLSEESMIQFHRVLTTLFSSQGYLKVTSIMKLDDILNMVYDSTFSRGKISKEGLAQIKKLDWEYGNYYISLWGTPDVKEPWGLNLGGHHIAISLSMADGKYSLTPLFIGTDPAEVRITKFAGLRVLSKEEDYGFLLINALTEQQKKVATLSQKVPGDIITSPSGPKRIDDYYGIKAADMNKEQKGLLEWLIKEYVDNLEHEGAKRAYDKLLKSGVDNIYFAWIGSYEARNPHYYIINGPDFMIEYDNVGFDNDGNHIHAIWREKGGDFGEDILKAHYLGHKH, encoded by the coding sequence ATGAAACCTGTTCTCACCTTCCTTGCCCTTTTTACCATTGCATCAGCCTCACTATTCGGCCAAACGGCTGACGAAATTGTAGGTGTTACCAAAAACTTCCTGAAAACACTTAGCGCAGAAGAGCTCCAGCAAATTAGTTTACCTTTCGACGACCCGGGCCGGGAAAAGTGGACGAACCTGCCCGTTGGCCTTGTGCCAAGGCCTGGTAAGCGTTACGGTGACCTTTCAGAAGAAAGCATGATCCAGTTTCACAGGGTGCTCACGACTTTGTTTAGCTCACAGGGCTACCTGAAGGTTACCAGCATCATGAAGCTGGACGATATCCTGAATATGGTATACGACTCCACTTTCAGCAGAGGGAAAATTTCTAAGGAGGGGCTGGCGCAAATCAAGAAACTCGATTGGGAATACGGGAATTACTATATTTCTCTGTGGGGCACACCCGATGTGAAAGAACCCTGGGGGCTTAATTTGGGTGGTCATCACATAGCCATCAGCCTGTCGATGGCGGATGGTAAATACTCGCTCACCCCCCTATTTATCGGAACCGACCCCGCTGAGGTGCGCATTACAAAATTTGCCGGACTCAGGGTATTGAGCAAAGAAGAGGACTATGGCTTTCTGCTGATCAACGCATTGACTGAGCAGCAAAAGAAAGTGGCGACATTGAGCCAGAAAGTACCGGGAGACATTATCACCAGCCCTAGCGGGCCGAAAAGAATTGACGACTACTACGGCATAAAAGCCGCTGACATGAACAAGGAGCAAAAAGGGCTGCTGGAATGGCTGATCAAAGAGTATGTCGACAACCTGGAACATGAGGGTGCGAAGCGGGCCTATGACAAGCTGCTGAAGTCTGGAGTCGACAACATCTATTTTGCCTGGATAGGAAGCTATGAGGCAAGAAACCCTCACTACTATATCATCAACGGGCCCGACTTTATGATCGAATACGACAACGTAGGCTTCGACAACGACGGCAACCATATCCATGCCATCTGGAGAGAAAAAGGCGGCGATTTTGGTGAAGACATTCTCAAAGCGCACTATTTGGGGCACAAGCATTAA
- a CDS encoding dienelactone hydrolase family protein, with protein sequence MKELKKEDISQEVFDLYDDYAHSRIDRRQFLNKLSTYAIGGVTVMSLMSFLMPDYKSKVQIPQNDSRLVSEYITYQSPKGGGKIKALLSRPANANGKLPGIVVVHENRGLNPHIEDVGRRAALAGFVSIAPDALTPLGGYPGNDDDGRALQSKRDRDEMLEDFIAAYDYLTASPQCTGKIGVVGFCFGGSISNLMAVKVPGLSAAVPFYGGQPPIDLVPNIKAPLMLHYAGLDTRVNEGWPAYEAALKANGKPYKAYIYPDVNHGFHNDTTPRYDKEAAELAWERTTAFFKENLL encoded by the coding sequence ATGAAAGAACTCAAAAAAGAAGATATTAGCCAGGAGGTATTTGACCTTTATGACGACTACGCACATAGCCGAATTGACAGACGACAGTTTCTGAACAAACTATCTACCTATGCGATTGGTGGCGTAACGGTGATGTCTCTGATGAGCTTCCTGATGCCGGATTACAAAAGCAAGGTTCAGATACCTCAAAATGACTCCCGACTGGTGTCCGAGTATATCACCTATCAATCTCCGAAGGGGGGAGGTAAGATAAAGGCATTGCTAAGCCGACCTGCCAACGCCAATGGCAAGTTGCCTGGCATCGTGGTCGTACACGAAAACAGAGGGCTGAATCCACACATTGAAGACGTAGGGAGAAGGGCTGCTCTGGCTGGCTTTGTTTCGATAGCGCCTGATGCCCTCACACCACTTGGGGGCTATCCTGGAAATGACGACGACGGTCGTGCCTTGCAAAGCAAAAGAGACCGTGATGAAATGCTGGAAGACTTCATCGCTGCCTATGACTACCTGACTGCAAGTCCGCAGTGTACAGGTAAAATAGGGGTGGTAGGCTTTTGCTTCGGAGGAAGTATTTCAAATCTGATGGCAGTAAAAGTTCCTGGTTTGTCAGCAGCGGTTCCTTTTTATGGCGGACAGCCCCCTATCGACTTGGTTCCAAACATCAAGGCACCACTGATGTTGCACTATGCCGGTCTGGACACGAGAGTAAATGAAGGCTGGCCCGCTTACGAAGCTGCGCTTAAGGCGAACGGAAAGCCGTACAAAGCCTACATTTACCCTGATGTGAATCATGGATTTCATAACGATACCACACCGAGATATGACAAAGAAGCAGCTGAGTTGGCCTGGGAGCGGACTACAGCTTTCTTTAAAGAAAATCTACTGTAA
- a CDS encoding lactonase family protein has protein sequence MIIKASTGAAVLLFTQLMTLSSTEIAERQPIANGISFYVGTYTRGESKGIYRYRLQPDGKLKSFGLAAESENPSFLAKSPDGKYLLAANENRDDAGGGGTITSFEINGEALSLIDKKPSGGASPCFVTIDKSGYVFAANYSSGNVGLLRLGSSGMLDGPLHVLQHEGEGSHARQKGPHAHSVWFEPKGNTIISVDLGTNELWFSTLDKDNEKLVPTAPYKLAMAPGAGPRHMAFHPKGSWVYVVNELSSTVTQIKKNNVGHYEIAGSISTLPTGYEETSSCADIHISDDGKFLYASNRGHNSIAVYQVNSSNGSLTLVGHEGVRGDWPRNFTLSPGGDYLLVANQKSNNIISFKRDKKSGKLEFVSEIEAPSPVCLLF, from the coding sequence ATGATCATCAAAGCTTCAACAGGTGCAGCAGTTCTGCTCTTTACTCAATTAATGACGTTGTCGTCTACAGAAATAGCAGAACGACAGCCTATAGCGAACGGAATCTCTTTCTACGTAGGCACTTATACCCGTGGAGAAAGCAAGGGCATCTATCGATACCGGCTTCAACCTGACGGCAAGCTGAAGAGCTTCGGGCTAGCCGCTGAGTCGGAAAACCCGTCATTTCTCGCAAAAAGCCCCGATGGCAAGTACCTGTTGGCGGCCAACGAAAACAGAGATGATGCCGGTGGCGGTGGCACCATTACGTCGTTTGAGATAAATGGCGAGGCTTTGTCTCTTATCGACAAAAAGCCATCAGGAGGAGCTTCGCCTTGCTTTGTAACAATCGACAAATCTGGTTATGTGTTTGCGGCCAACTATAGCAGCGGGAATGTAGGGCTGCTACGGTTAGGTTCCTCAGGCATGCTAGATGGCCCATTGCACGTACTGCAACACGAGGGCGAAGGATCTCACGCAAGGCAAAAGGGGCCGCATGCGCATTCTGTTTGGTTCGAACCAAAGGGAAACACAATCATCTCAGTCGACTTGGGCACCAACGAACTCTGGTTTTCGACCCTGGATAAAGACAATGAAAAATTGGTTCCAACGGCGCCTTACAAACTGGCGATGGCTCCGGGAGCTGGTCCACGACACATGGCTTTCCATCCCAAAGGTAGCTGGGTATATGTAGTCAATGAACTATCGTCTACAGTAACTCAAATAAAGAAAAACAATGTGGGGCACTACGAAATTGCAGGCTCCATTAGTACACTGCCCACCGGATATGAAGAAACCAGCAGTTGCGCCGACATACATATTTCCGACGACGGAAAGTTCCTTTATGCCTCCAACAGGGGGCACAACAGCATAGCGGTTTATCAGGTCAATTCATCGAACGGCAGCCTGACACTTGTGGGGCATGAGGGTGTGCGGGGCGACTGGCCCAGAAATTTTACGCTATCCCCCGGCGGCGACTACTTGCTTGTGGCTAATCAAAAATCTAATAATATCATTTCGTTTAAGCGTGACAAGAAGAGCGGCAAGCTGGAGTTTGTTAGTGAGATAGAGGCTCCCAGTCCTGTTTGCTTGTTGTTCTAA